The following coding sequences are from one Seonamhaeicola sp. ML3 window:
- a CDS encoding TlpA disulfide reductase family protein, with product MNSVLKYILILIFLPSVLLAQHTIKGTFTPAEDYNVAILYKVTPTVSEYIANAEIGEDGIFEIQLDSTATKGMYRLVYALPQEDYNFDIIYNGKEDIELSFNSETGVEFLSSIENSLLASYTNSMSMVTHSISKFFTEQSEDTLALAKIFKTQKGAQTNFEAAAKGRIVLEFIKANTPYIPETFEDVKTYVNNIKQHYFDHIDFTNITLQSSNFLEEKILNYVFGMTMDSEDDIKNYKNNIDVACKAMAPAPMAVKRILLLSLWQQMADLNFESVANYISEKYLMDIAVELNDQELLNTLIKYADVSLGKTAPDFSFEIVEEGKTTSRKLMDFDGFKEYVIVFWSSTCGHCLDEIPQLYTFCETKVHLKVIAIGLEDEPNDWKSLTYDYPNFVHVYGEGKWDNEIGNTYSVSATPTYFVLDKDKKITAKPEDFEALKKVLEN from the coding sequence ATGAACAGTGTCCTAAAATACATCTTAATATTAATTTTTTTGCCTTCAGTGCTTTTGGCACAGCATACTATTAAGGGAACATTTACTCCTGCCGAAGATTATAATGTGGCCATTCTTTATAAAGTTACACCCACGGTTTCAGAGTACATTGCCAATGCTGAAATTGGTGAGGATGGTATTTTCGAGATTCAATTAGATTCTACTGCAACCAAAGGTATGTACAGGTTGGTTTACGCCCTGCCTCAAGAAGATTATAATTTTGATATTATTTACAATGGGAAAGAAGACATTGAATTGAGCTTTAATAGTGAAACGGGAGTTGAATTTTTATCATCAATAGAAAATTCGTTATTGGCTTCGTACACAAATAGCATGTCTATGGTAACCCATAGTATCAGTAAGTTTTTCACCGAGCAAAGTGAAGATACCTTGGCTTTGGCAAAAATATTTAAAACGCAAAAAGGGGCACAAACAAATTTCGAGGCTGCAGCTAAAGGCCGTATTGTCCTAGAGTTTATTAAAGCAAATACACCCTATATTCCGGAGACTTTTGAAGATGTTAAAACCTACGTGAACAACATAAAACAACATTATTTTGATCATATTGATTTCACTAATATCACATTACAAAGCTCGAACTTTTTAGAGGAGAAAATATTGAATTACGTCTTTGGCATGACTATGGATTCTGAAGACGATATTAAAAACTACAAGAACAATATTGATGTTGCCTGTAAAGCCATGGCACCTGCGCCTATGGCGGTAAAACGAATCTTACTGTTAAGTCTATGGCAGCAAATGGCCGATTTAAATTTTGAAAGTGTAGCTAACTATATTTCTGAAAAGTATTTGATGGATATTGCGGTAGAATTGAATGACCAGGAACTATTAAATACACTTATTAAATACGCCGATGTGTCTTTGGGGAAAACAGCTCCAGATTTCTCTTTTGAAATAGTTGAAGAAGGAAAAACGACTTCTAGAAAGTTAATGGATTTTGATGGTTTTAAAGAGTATGTTATTGTTTTCTGGAGTAGTACTTGCGGACATTGTTTAGATGAAATACCACAATTATATACTTTTTGTGAAACTAAAGTGCACCTAAAAGTTATAGCCATTGGCTTAGAAGATGAACCCAATGATTGGAAAAGCTTAACTTACGATTATCCCAATTTTGTTCATGTGTATGGCGAAGGAAAGTGGGATAATGAAATTGGTAACACCTACAGTGTTTCAGCAACACCTACATATTTTGTGCTCGATAAAGACAAAAAGATTACTGCTAAACCAGAGGATTTTGAGGCTTTAAAAAAAGTATTGGAAAACTAG
- a CDS encoding DUF3857 domain-containing protein, protein MLKNKLLLAIVLFTQIILAQTTPFYETYSWEESPSYAVENGTTDDVIALKDKILTEFHFQENGLVEYFLEHRVLWLNSDEQIEYYNKIYLPYNNSSELKVNKARVINKNGEIIELDDSKILTAQDEETGRNYKFFAFEGIEKGSFIEYYYVVKRYPRYRGNKINFQSDFKKQNVEFDLYAPKNLVFDFKSLNDAPEIIQDTVIKDKLHWSLRVNDISALEKEELSAYNASKKAVVYKLDRNTADNSRDISSYTKVAQNIYSFYYGELSSKAQGAIKKFIKEAIDNTNQGEEDLIRNLEFYIKSNIYVAEDSSESLENLVEVVDKKIANETGILKLYISLFKALNIKHELVLTSNRLELKFDRDFEANNYLTDFLIYFPKSKKYLSPTEPESRFGFPPAYLTDNYGLFIKEVKVGDFVSGLGKTKFIKPITADETVDKMIIDVNFETDNISNSKIKLDHAMGGYYAMYFQPYIHLIKDEDREELIDGIAKRIHEDINITKKEIFNDDPKLSGAKPIRFVIDFETEALTEKAGRKYLFKAGDLIGAQMQLYQEKSRVLPVENEFNRSYLRTINIKIPEGYKVANLDDINIKNTFEKDGEELLIFHSYYEIKDNVLSITADEHYRENIIATKDYEAYRTVINSAADFNKLVLIFEPI, encoded by the coding sequence ATGTTAAAAAACAAATTACTACTGGCTATTGTTTTATTTACCCAAATAATCTTAGCTCAAACAACGCCATTTTACGAAACCTATTCGTGGGAAGAAAGTCCATCTTACGCTGTTGAAAACGGAACAACAGACGATGTTATCGCACTTAAAGACAAAATCCTAACAGAATTTCACTTTCAAGAAAACGGGCTTGTAGAGTACTTTTTGGAACACCGTGTGCTTTGGTTAAATTCCGATGAACAGATTGAATACTACAACAAGATCTATTTACCGTATAACAACTCTTCAGAGCTTAAAGTCAATAAGGCCAGAGTGATTAATAAAAATGGAGAAATAATTGAGTTGGACGATTCTAAAATCTTAACTGCTCAAGATGAAGAAACAGGTAGAAACTACAAATTTTTTGCATTCGAGGGCATAGAAAAGGGCAGTTTTATAGAATATTACTACGTGGTAAAACGCTATCCGAGATACCGAGGGAACAAAATCAATTTTCAATCAGACTTTAAGAAACAAAATGTAGAGTTCGATTTGTACGCTCCAAAGAATTTGGTTTTCGATTTTAAATCGCTCAACGATGCTCCAGAAATTATTCAGGATACTGTTATAAAAGACAAACTTCACTGGAGTTTAAGAGTTAATGATATAAGTGCTCTTGAGAAAGAAGAATTATCGGCTTATAACGCGTCAAAAAAAGCAGTAGTGTATAAACTCGACAGAAACACAGCCGATAACTCCAGAGATATTTCATCTTACACCAAAGTAGCGCAAAACATTTACAGTTTTTATTATGGTGAATTAAGTAGCAAAGCGCAGGGCGCCATTAAAAAATTCATAAAAGAAGCTATTGATAATACCAATCAGGGTGAAGAGGACCTTATTAGGAATCTGGAGTTTTATATTAAGAGCAATATTTATGTTGCCGAAGATAGTAGCGAAAGTCTGGAAAATCTTGTTGAAGTAGTCGATAAAAAAATCGCTAACGAAACCGGTATTTTAAAACTTTATATCAGCCTTTTCAAAGCTTTAAATATAAAGCACGAACTTGTTCTTACAAGTAACAGGCTTGAGCTCAAGTTTGATCGAGACTTCGAGGCCAACAATTATCTTACAGACTTTTTAATTTATTTCCCTAAATCTAAAAAGTACCTTTCGCCTACGGAACCCGAGTCGCGTTTTGGCTTCCCTCCTGCTTACCTTACCGATAATTACGGTCTTTTTATTAAAGAAGTTAAGGTGGGCGACTTTGTTTCTGGACTTGGAAAAACAAAATTCATAAAACCTATAACGGCAGATGAAACCGTGGATAAAATGATTATTGATGTCAATTTCGAAACCGATAATATTTCAAATAGTAAGATTAAACTAGACCACGCTATGGGCGGTTACTATGCCATGTATTTTCAGCCCTATATTCATTTAATAAAAGATGAAGATCGAGAGGAACTCATAGATGGTATTGCTAAAAGAATTCATGAAGACATTAACATTACTAAAAAAGAAATATTCAACGACGACCCTAAATTATCTGGCGCAAAACCCATTCGGTTTGTTATAGATTTTGAAACCGAGGCACTGACAGAAAAAGCAGGTAGAAAATATCTATTTAAAGCAGGCGATTTAATAGGAGCGCAAATGCAACTTTATCAAGAAAAATCCAGAGTACTGCCTGTTGAGAACGAGTTTAATCGCAGTTATCTAAGAACAATAAACATTAAAATTCCCGAGGGTTACAAAGTGGCCAATCTAGATGATATTAATATTAAAAATACCTTTGAAAAAGATGGTGAGGAGTTACTCATTTTCCACTCTTACTACGAAATAAAAGACAATGTGTTATCGATTACAGCCGACGAGCATTATCGTGAAAACATCATCGCTACAAAAGATTACGAAGCCTACAGAACGGTAATAAATAGTGCCGCCGATTTTAATAAACTTGTTCTCATTTTCGAGCCTATATAA
- a CDS encoding YraN family protein gives MAKHNELGKKGEQLAVDFLVQNNYEIVERNYRFDKAEVDVIAQKDDILAIIEVKTRSTTDFGNPQDFVKPKQIKNLVKAVDEYVTVNGLDVEVRFDIIAIVKEGKQFKIEHLEDAFYHF, from the coding sequence ATGGCAAAACACAACGAACTCGGTAAAAAAGGAGAACAACTAGCAGTTGATTTCTTAGTACAAAATAATTATGAAATTGTTGAACGTAATTACCGATTTGATAAAGCCGAAGTAGATGTCATCGCCCAAAAAGATGACATCCTAGCCATTATTGAAGTAAAAACACGTTCTACTACAGATTTTGGAAATCCGCAGGACTTTGTTAAGCCAAAACAAATAAAAAACCTAGTAAAGGCCGTTGATGAATATGTAACCGTTAATGGCCTGGATGTCGAGGTACGATTTGATATCATCGCTATTGTTAAGGAAGGGAAGCAATTTAAAATAGAGCATTTAGAAGACGCTTTTTATCACTTTTGA
- the mfd gene encoding transcription-repair coupling factor, with protein sequence MSQPHISQTYAQTLQTQNLRSAIAQPFGSAQGKPNKTHLKGLVGSAFSYVISSVFKASEKPFLLIFNDKEEAAHYLNDLEQLINDKDVLFYPGSYRRPYQIEETDNANVLLRAEVLNRINSRKKPAIIVTYPDALFEKVVTRRELERNTLKVAVGDNLSIDFVNEVLFEYQFKRVDFVTEPGEFSVRGGIVDVFSFSHDEPYRIEFFGDEVDSIRTFDVESQLSVDQIKKINVIPNVANKFLEESRQSFLKYIAQKTVVCLKNADLCFSRIDDFFSKAEDAFKELSTELKHSKPEELFCNSELLKKQLLDFSLIEFGTQRFFCHSERSEESLKDTSGVIANEMKQSLQNNEITTSQAPRNDNVINFNTTPQPAFNKQFNLLIDDLNSNHDKGYVNFIACVSEQQAKRFHDIFDDVDQEVHYKTIVQSLHQGFVDHDNKIVCYTDHQIFERYHKFHIKNGYAKKQAITLKELTNLDVGDYVTHIDHGIGRFGGLKKIDVEGKKQEAIKLIYGERDILYLSIHSLHKITKYTGKDGKPPKVYKLGSSAWKTLKQKTKARVKHIAFNLIKLYAKRKTRKGYQYNPDSYMQHELEASFIYEDTPDQSTATADIKADMESERPMDRLVCGDVGFGKTEVAIRAAFKAVDNGKQVAVLVPTTILAYQHARTFRKRLEDFPVVVDYLNRFRTAKEKRLTLEALEQGKVDIIIGTHQLVNKNVKFKDLGLLIVDEEQKFGVAVKEKLKTIKENVDVLTLTATPIPRTLQFSLMAARDLSVITTPPPNRYPIESHVIRFNEETVRDAVSYEIQRGGQVFFIHNRIENIKEVAGLIQRLVPDAKVAIGHGQMEGKKLEQLMLSFINGEFDVLVSTTIVESGLDVPNANTIFINNANNFGLSDLHQMRGRVGRSNKKAFCYFITPDYSAMTEDARKRISALEQFTELGSGFNIAMKDLEIRGAGDLLGGEQSGFINEIGFDTYQKILNEAIEELKENEFKDLYNEPDEDKVYVKDVTIDSDFELLFPDSYVNNIAERLSLYTKLNELKTEEELATFEKDLIDRFGELPEQVTDLLYSVQIKWIATKIGFEKVIMKQGKLIGYFISDQQSNFYQSPAFTKLLGYVQSNSKLCKMKEKQTRQGLRLLLTFDNVNSVEKALALLKPIVA encoded by the coding sequence GTGAGTCAACCCCATATTTCTCAAACCTATGCACAGACTTTGCAAACGCAAAATCTGCGGTCTGCTATTGCCCAACCCTTCGGCTCCGCTCAGGGCAAGCCTAATAAAACACATCTAAAAGGATTAGTAGGCTCCGCCTTTTCCTATGTTATTTCAAGTGTTTTTAAAGCTTCAGAAAAACCTTTTCTATTAATTTTTAATGATAAAGAAGAGGCGGCACATTACCTAAACGATTTAGAACAGCTTATTAACGATAAAGATGTGTTGTTCTATCCGGGGAGTTACCGTAGGCCATATCAGATTGAAGAGACAGACAATGCCAACGTTTTGTTGCGGGCCGAGGTTTTAAATAGAATCAATTCCCGTAAAAAACCGGCAATAATTGTCACTTATCCAGATGCGCTTTTTGAGAAAGTGGTCACCAGAAGGGAGTTGGAGCGTAATACCCTAAAAGTTGCTGTTGGTGATAATCTGTCTATAGATTTTGTAAATGAAGTTTTGTTTGAATACCAATTCAAGCGTGTAGATTTTGTGACCGAGCCTGGAGAGTTTTCGGTTCGTGGTGGTATAGTAGATGTGTTTTCATTTTCACATGATGAACCCTACCGTATTGAGTTTTTTGGGGATGAGGTAGATAGTATCAGGACTTTTGATGTAGAATCGCAACTTTCGGTAGACCAGATTAAAAAAATCAATGTTATACCCAATGTTGCCAATAAGTTTTTGGAAGAAAGCCGCCAGAGTTTCCTAAAATATATCGCTCAGAAGACAGTAGTTTGTTTGAAGAATGCAGACTTGTGCTTTTCAAGGATTGATGATTTCTTCAGTAAGGCCGAAGACGCTTTTAAAGAACTATCTACAGAATTGAAGCACAGCAAGCCGGAAGAACTGTTTTGTAATTCTGAATTACTAAAAAAGCAATTGTTGGATTTCTCTTTGATTGAGTTTGGGACACAGCGTTTCTTTTGTCATTCAGAGCGAAGCGAAGAATCTCTTAAGGACACCTCAGGCGTCATTGCGAATGAAATGAAGCAATCTCTTCAAAATAATGAGATTACCACGTCGCAAGCTCCTCGTAATGACAACGTCATAAATTTTAACACCACCCCACAACCAGCTTTCAATAAGCAATTCAACTTATTGATAGATGATTTAAACTCCAATCATGATAAAGGTTACGTCAATTTTATAGCCTGCGTAAGTGAGCAACAGGCCAAACGTTTTCACGATATTTTTGATGATGTAGACCAGGAGGTACATTACAAAACCATTGTACAATCGCTGCACCAGGGGTTTGTAGACCATGACAATAAAATAGTTTGTTACACAGACCATCAAATATTTGAGCGTTATCATAAGTTCCACATTAAAAATGGGTATGCTAAAAAGCAGGCGATTACTCTAAAGGAACTCACCAACTTAGATGTTGGGGATTATGTTACGCACATAGACCATGGTATTGGTCGTTTTGGAGGGCTAAAAAAAATAGATGTAGAAGGTAAGAAACAGGAAGCCATCAAATTGATTTACGGCGAGCGTGATATTCTGTATTTAAGCATCCATTCGCTTCATAAAATTACAAAGTACACAGGGAAGGATGGTAAGCCCCCAAAAGTCTATAAACTTGGTAGTTCGGCATGGAAAACCCTTAAACAGAAAACCAAGGCTCGCGTAAAGCATATTGCCTTTAACCTGATAAAGTTATACGCCAAACGAAAGACCAGAAAGGGCTATCAATACAACCCTGATAGCTACATGCAGCATGAGTTGGAGGCTTCTTTTATTTACGAAGACACTCCAGACCAAAGTACTGCTACGGCAGATATAAAAGCCGATATGGAAAGCGAGCGTCCCATGGATCGTTTAGTTTGTGGCGATGTTGGTTTTGGGAAAACCGAAGTAGCTATTCGTGCAGCCTTTAAAGCGGTTGATAACGGAAAACAGGTCGCCGTTTTGGTGCCAACAACCATTTTGGCCTATCAACATGCTAGAACATTTAGAAAACGACTAGAGGATTTCCCAGTTGTTGTTGATTACTTAAATCGATTTAGAACCGCTAAGGAAAAACGACTGACTTTAGAAGCCTTAGAGCAGGGCAAGGTGGATATTATTATTGGAACACATCAGCTCGTTAATAAAAACGTAAAGTTTAAAGATTTAGGGCTTTTGATAGTTGATGAGGAACAGAAATTTGGAGTGGCCGTAAAAGAAAAGCTAAAGACCATAAAGGAGAATGTAGATGTATTGACATTAACCGCCACGCCAATTCCTAGAACACTTCAGTTTAGTTTAATGGCAGCTCGTGATTTATCGGTCATTACCACGCCTCCGCCAAATAGATACCCCATAGAAAGTCACGTGATTCGTTTTAATGAAGAAACGGTTCGCGATGCCGTGAGCTATGAAATTCAACGTGGTGGGCAAGTATTCTTTATCCATAACAGAATCGAAAATATTAAAGAAGTGGCCGGGTTAATACAACGTCTGGTTCCAGATGCTAAAGTGGCTATTGGTCATGGGCAAATGGAAGGCAAGAAGCTTGAGCAGCTTATGTTATCGTTCATTAATGGTGAGTTTGATGTTCTTGTGAGTACAACCATTGTAGAAAGCGGCTTGGATGTACCTAACGCCAATACCATTTTTATTAATAATGCCAATAATTTTGGGTTGAGCGACTTGCACCAAATGCGTGGTCGTGTGGGTAGAAGTAACAAAAAAGCGTTCTGTTATTTCATCACGCCAGACTATTCTGCTATGACCGAAGATGCACGTAAGCGTATTTCGGCATTAGAACAATTTACAGAGTTGGGTAGCGGATTCAACATTGCCATGAAGGATTTGGAAATCCGTGGTGCTGGAGATTTACTAGGCGGGGAACAAAGCGGATTTATCAATGAAATAGGATTCGATACCTATCAAAAAATATTGAACGAAGCCATCGAAGAACTCAAAGAAAACGAGTTCAAGGATTTATATAACGAACCAGACGAAGATAAGGTTTATGTGAAAGATGTGACTATCGATTCTGATTTTGAGTTACTTTTCCCAGATAGTTACGTGAATAATATTGCTGAAAGATTAAGCCTCTATACCAAATTAAACGAACTTAAAACCGAAGAAGAATTAGCAACTTTCGAAAAAGATTTAATCGACAGGTTTGGTGAACTTCCAGAGCAAGTGACCGATTTACTTTATAGTGTCCAAATAAAGTGGATTGCCACAAAGATTGGATTTGAAAAGGTTATTATGAAGCAAGGAAAACTTATCGGTTATTTTATAAGTGATCAACAAAGTAATTTTTATCAAAGTCCAGCTTTTACTAAACTTTTGGGTTATGTACAATCAAATTCCAAGTTGTGTAAAATGAAAGAGAAACAAACACGCCAAGGCTTACGATTATTACTTACTTTTGATAATGTAAATTCTGTAGAAAAAGCCTTAGCGCTATTGAAACCTATTGTGGCTTGA
- a CDS encoding DUF3857 domain-containing protein translates to MRLLFTILFVTATCLGQESKEFKLYKKLYPNANSVTLNKNTTITIELNDGNIDITQEFLEEDLYLSEGASYASKRALSFSSFFELEKVEASSFVFSNGKYKEFEVTDFKEKDELDDSFYDDSKSLNFIFPNLKKGAKSVLKYTENVKNPRFLSPFYFGDFSPIVNNKVTIVADKGIEMSFKEFNTDHLNIDFKKQEKRGANIYTWELNNIDEYEIESNAPSYKTIFPHIVPIITSYQYKNESENLAQNVSDLYNWYYSLVKDVNQEEVDENLVKLVEDLTANKASDLEKVKAIYYWTQKNIKYIAFEYALGGFIPRQANEVYQKKYGDCKDNSSILYKMLEIADLKGDLTWIGTRKIPYTYSEVPTPIVDNHMILSYTDSNNKTYFLDATGRYVAIDYPTSFIQGKEALIANGPSDFIVKKVPVVPAEKNAVIDTAYVKLENEHILGTSKTEISGYNKIDTFHYLEDKTTDEKIKSFYNTRLRKGSNKFLIQSFKETNKYDYEKNFVIDYEFSINDYAKKLGNEIYLNLNFIKDLSSYKTDKDRKNAIEYEHKNYFSYTTYLKIPEGYSVDYIPENVDLSNDYLSSNITYSVKDNEITYHHSFKLDFITLDLEQQKDVNALIKNIEKAFKEVIILKKI, encoded by the coding sequence ATGCGCTTACTTTTCACCATACTTTTTGTAACGGCCACATGTTTGGGCCAAGAATCCAAGGAATTCAAACTTTATAAAAAGTTGTATCCCAATGCAAATTCGGTAACGCTTAATAAAAACACGACCATTACGATTGAACTTAATGATGGTAACATAGATATAACCCAAGAGTTTCTTGAAGAAGATTTGTATTTAAGCGAAGGGGCAAGCTATGCTTCTAAAAGGGCGCTTAGCTTTTCTTCTTTCTTTGAATTGGAAAAGGTAGAAGCCTCTTCTTTTGTGTTTTCCAACGGAAAATACAAAGAATTTGAAGTTACCGATTTTAAGGAAAAAGATGAGCTAGACGATTCTTTTTATGATGATTCCAAGTCTCTAAATTTTATATTTCCTAATTTAAAAAAAGGCGCGAAATCGGTTTTAAAATATACTGAGAACGTAAAGAACCCCCGCTTTTTAAGTCCGTTTTATTTTGGTGATTTTTCACCAATCGTAAATAATAAAGTAACCATTGTGGCCGACAAAGGCATTGAAATGTCATTTAAAGAATTCAATACCGATCATTTAAACATAGATTTCAAAAAACAAGAAAAAAGAGGAGCTAACATATACACATGGGAATTGAATAACATAGATGAATACGAGATAGAATCCAATGCCCCATCTTATAAAACAATATTTCCGCATATTGTACCCATAATAACGTCTTACCAATATAAAAACGAGAGTGAAAATTTAGCCCAAAACGTTTCAGACCTCTATAACTGGTACTATTCTTTGGTAAAAGATGTAAACCAAGAAGAGGTAGACGAAAACCTGGTTAAATTGGTTGAAGACCTTACAGCTAATAAAGCTAGCGACTTAGAAAAGGTGAAAGCTATTTATTACTGGACCCAAAAAAACATAAAGTACATTGCTTTTGAATATGCTTTAGGAGGATTTATTCCCAGACAGGCCAACGAGGTTTACCAAAAAAAGTATGGCGATTGTAAAGACAATTCCAGTATTCTTTATAAAATGCTCGAGATTGCTGACTTAAAAGGCGATTTAACTTGGATTGGCACACGAAAAATACCCTATACCTATAGTGAGGTTCCTACGCCTATTGTAGACAACCACATGATTCTTTCTTATACCGATAGCAATAACAAAACCTATTTCTTAGATGCTACGGGAAGGTATGTCGCTATAGATTATCCAACGTCCTTTATTCAAGGAAAAGAAGCCCTAATTGCCAATGGCCCTTCAGATTTCATAGTTAAAAAAGTACCTGTAGTGCCTGCCGAAAAAAATGCGGTTATAGATACCGCGTATGTTAAACTCGAGAACGAACATATTTTAGGGACTTCTAAAACCGAAATATCTGGATATAATAAAATAGATACATTTCACTACCTCGAGGATAAAACTACCGATGAAAAAATTAAAAGTTTTTACAATACGCGGTTACGCAAAGGGTCGAATAAATTCCTGATACAATCATTTAAGGAAACCAATAAGTACGATTACGAAAAAAACTTTGTCATAGATTATGAGTTCTCTATTAATGATTATGCAAAAAAATTGGGTAATGAAATCTACCTCAATCTAAATTTTATAAAAGACTTATCGTCTTACAAAACCGATAAAGACAGGAAAAACGCAATAGAATACGAACACAAAAACTACTTTAGTTATACCACATATTTAAAAATACCCGAGGGTTACTCCGTTGACTACATTCCGGAAAATGTAGATTTATCTAACGATTATCTGTCAAGTAATATTACTTACTCTGTTAAAGACAACGAAATAACCTATCACCACAGTTTTAAACTAGATTTTATTACGTTAGATTTAGAGCAGCAAAAGGACGTTAATGCACTTATAAAGAACATAGAAAAAGCATTCAAAGAAGTTATTATTCTGAAAAAAATATAA